A window of Eubacteriaceae bacterium ES3 contains these coding sequences:
- the secD gene encoding protein translocase subunit SecD, with protein sequence MSKRTKKSSKSKSSILLIAVIILIGLSSYVLFNGFNVGIYNIGNIGSKINYGLDLTGGVNVVLEASSTDDDPVSVEDMESAILTISQRIDSIGVTEPTITKQGDDRIRVSIPSVSDQEEALALIGATAQLEFLAPDGSVILTGEDVIDSKAVMQTNSAGVEQPVVTLEFSDNGTDLFAEATQTYIGQTITIKLDDEVISAPTVNAAITSGEAVIEGMESLDEAGNLAALIRGGALPVELTPVEIRTIGPTLGQDSLQKSIYAGAIGIALVLIFMLIFYRGLGIIADLALIIYILLFLTVMVVLNVTITLPGIAGLILSIGMAVDANVIIFERIKEESRLGKSLLTAIDSGFSRAFTTILDSNITTLIAGFVLFFLGSGSVQGFSVTLIIGILLSMFTAVVITRHLITLMVRTELFKNQKFYGI encoded by the coding sequence ATGAGTAAAAGAACTAAAAAATCAAGTAAATCAAAGAGCTCAATACTTTTAATTGCTGTTATCATCTTAATCGGCTTGAGTTCATATGTTTTATTCAATGGCTTTAATGTTGGCATTTACAATATTGGTAATATTGGTTCTAAAATTAATTATGGTTTGGATTTAACTGGTGGAGTTAATGTTGTTTTGGAAGCAAGCTCTACTGATGATGATCCGGTTTCTGTCGAAGATATGGAATCGGCAATATTGACTATCAGTCAGCGTATTGATTCAATTGGTGTAACTGAGCCGACCATTACTAAACAGGGCGATGACCGAATTCGTGTTTCAATTCCTTCAGTCAGTGATCAGGAAGAGGCATTGGCACTAATAGGGGCTACAGCTCAGTTGGAATTTCTGGCACCGGACGGTTCTGTCATTTTAACCGGCGAAGATGTCATTGATTCTAAAGCTGTTATGCAGACGAATAGTGCTGGCGTAGAACAACCGGTTGTAACCCTAGAATTTAGTGATAATGGGACAGACTTATTTGCGGAAGCGACACAAACCTATATTGGCCAGACGATTACCATTAAACTTGACGACGAGGTCATTTCAGCACCTACAGTAAATGCAGCAATCACCTCGGGTGAAGCGGTAATTGAAGGAATGGAAAGCCTTGATGAAGCTGGAAATTTGGCGGCTCTGATTCGCGGTGGTGCTTTACCAGTTGAGTTAACACCTGTAGAGATCAGGACAATTGGACCAACACTAGGTCAGGATTCTCTGCAAAAAAGTATTTATGCTGGTGCGATTGGGATTGCTCTGGTATTAATCTTTATGCTGATTTTCTATCGTGGCTTGGGTATTATTGCTGATTTGGCCTTAATAATTTATATTCTGCTGTTTTTAACAGTTATGGTGGTCCTGAATGTAACGATCACATTACCGGGTATTGCAGGGCTGATATTATCGATTGGGATGGCGGTGGATGCCAATGTAATTATCTTTGAACGTATCAAAGAAGAATCAAGATTGGGAAAATCCCTTTTAACAGCCATTGATTCAGGATTTTCGCGAGCCTTTACCACTATTCTTGATTCAAACATCACCACTTTGATTGCCGGATTTGTTTTATTCTTTTTAGGCAGCGGCAGTGTACAGGGATTCTCGGTTACTTTAATTATCGGGATTTTACTGAGTATGTTTACAGCAGTGGTGATTACCAGACATCTGATTACCCTGATGGTTCGAACCGAACTGTTTAAAAATCAGAAATTTTATGGTATTTAG